A genome region from Coturnix japonica isolate 7356 chromosome 13, Coturnix japonica 2.1, whole genome shotgun sequence includes the following:
- the LOC116652413 gene encoding LOW QUALITY PROTEIN: protocadherin alpha-5-like (The sequence of the model RefSeq protein was modified relative to this genomic sequence to represent the inferred CDS: inserted 1 base in 1 codon; deleted 4 bases in 4 codons) — MRSGKGRGRPSGGAVKGGRARASGGEEEEALRCREEGSCRRARSEGSERAGGEVRGVRRSGAAVRAMVGVGAARWSWGALVLGAAGGLGAGRRAGALLGAGGKPRPARWVGRLWQDLGLEAGEAEARRLRVVSRGRRAMVEVSGASGALVVSSRLDREELCGKSAPCALRLEVLLDRPLRVFHVEVEVTDINDNAPRFPAAAKNISIAESSLPGSRFPLEGASDADIGSNAQLSYTLSPSEHFALDMKSKDKNKVSIALVLTHPLDRESVSEHRLVLTATDGGRPALTGTVQLLISVLDANDNAPQFNQSVYKVQLAEDATPGTVFLQLTATDKDEGINGEIYYAFSESIPEKVKELFVIDRISGELRTAGQLDFEDVQSYDLEIEARDKGTLPLSGHCSVVLEVLDVXDNAPEVWVTSLSVPVSEDAALGTVVALLSVSDRDSGPNGRVRCSVRPASPFGLVSTFAGSYSLVLREALDRERVSEYEVEVRAEDGGAPPLRARRGLRVPVSDVNDNAPAFSQAVYTVLARENNAAGAELARLWGADPDEAGNGRVSYSVAEGGAGMGAGSGSGWRPASSYVSVDAESGRVRALRPLDYEELQVLQFEVRAVDAGEPPLCGNATVQLFVVDENDNAPALLPPAGGGPGALGCGRGGGAGVAAVGSSGSSSSVGSPGSWSLWARASWGAPAGQVVAKIRAVDADSGYNAWLRYELREPRGDGPFRVGLYSGEVSTARALEEADGPRQRLLIVVRDHGEPPRSATATLSVSLVEGAEAAVSAVGTGAVSAGAGPRPAEGGPAGAAAAAAATNVWLVVAICAVSSLLVLAVVLYGAGRWAPRAAVLSGPGPATLVCASEVGSWSYSQRQSPEPVRGHGRRGQRAT; from the exons ATGCGATcggggaaagggaggggaagacCTTCCGGTGGTGCTGTGAAAGGCGGCAGAGCGAGAGCGAGcggcggggaggaggaggaggcgctGAGGTGCCGTGAGGAAGGATCGTGTCGGCGAGCTCGGTCAGAGGGATCGGAGCGGGCAGGTGGGGAGGTGCGGGGCGTGAGAAGGAGCGGAGCGGCGGTGAGGGCGATGGTCGGCGTGGGAGCGGCGCGTTGGAGCTGGGGGGCCttggtgctgggtgctgcaggcgGCCTGGGCGCTGGGCGGCGGGCAGGTGCGCTACTCGGTGCCGGAGGGAAGCCGAGGCCGGCACGGTGGGTGGGGCGGCTGTGGCAGGACCTGGGCCTGGAGGCGGGCGAGGCGGAGGCGCGGCGGCTGCGTGTGGTGTCGCGGGGCCGGCGGGCGATGGTGGAGGTGAGCGGGGCGAGCGGGGCGCTGGTGGTGAGCTCGCGGCTGGACCGGGAGGAGCTGTGCGGGAAGAGCGCGCCGTGCGCCCTGCgcctggaggtgctgctggacCGGCCGCTGCGCGTCTTCCACGTGGAGGTGGAGGTCACCGACATCAACGACAATGCGCCGCGCTTCCCCGCCGCAGCCAAAAACATCAGCATCGCAGAATCATCGCTGCCCGGGTCGCGCTTCCCTCTGGAGGGCGCGTCGGATGCGGATATCGGTTCGAACGCGCAGCTCTCCTATACACTGAGCCCCTCCGAGCACTTCGCTCTGGATATGAAAtctaaagacaaaaacaaagtttCCATTGCCCTGGTGTTAACGCATCCTCTGGACCGCGAGTCGGTATCAGAGCACCGCTTGGTGCTGACGGCGACTGACGGTGGCAGGCCGGCGCTGACGGGCACGGTGCAGCTGTTGATCTCGGTGCTGGATGCGAACGACAACGCGCCGCAGTTCAACCAGTCGGTGTATAAAGTGCAGCTGGCGGAAGATGCCACGCCGGGaactgtatttctgcagctaACGGCAACAGACAAAGACGAGGGAATTAACGGGGAAATTTATTATGCCTTTAGCGAGTCGATTCCTGAGAAAGTGAAGGAGTTATTCGTAATTGATAGAATCTCGGGGGAACTGAGAACAGCGGGACAGCTGGACTTCGAGGACGTTCAGTCGTATGACCTGGAGATAGAGGCGAGAGATAAGGGGACGCTTCCGTTGTCGGGTCACTGCAGCGtggtgctggaggtgctggacG ACGACAACGCTCCCGAGGTGTGGGTGACGTCGCTGTCGGTGCCGGTGTCCGAGGACGCGGCGCTGGGGACGGTGGTGGCGCTGCTGAGCGTGTCGGACCGGGACTCGGGTCCGAACGGGCGGGTGCGCTGCTCGGTGCGTCCGGCGTCGCCGTTCGGGCTGGTGTCGACGTTCGCGGGCTCGTACTCGCTGGTGCTGCGGGAGGCGCTGGACCGGGAGCGGGTGTCGGAGTACGAGGTG GAGGTGCGGGCGGAGGACGGCGGGGCGCCGCCGCTGCGCGCCAGGCGCGGGCTGCGGGTGCCGGTGTCGGACGTGAACGACAACGCGCCGGCGTTCTCGCAGGCCGTGTACACGGTGCTGGCGCGGGAGAACAACGCGGCGGGCGCGGAGCTGGCGCGGCTGTGGGGCGCG GACCCGGACGAGGCGGGCAACGGGCGCGTGAGCTACTCGGTGGCGGAGGGCGGCGCGGGGATGGGCGCGGGCTCGGGCTCGGGCTGGCGTCCGGCGTCGAGCTACGTGTCGGTGGACGCGGAGAGCGGGCGCGTGCGGGCGCTGCGT CCGCTGGACTAcgaggagctgcaggtgctgcagttCGAGGTGCGGGCGGTGGACGCGGGGGAGCCGCCGCTGTGCGGCAACGCCACGGTGCAGCTGTTCGTGGTGGACGAGAACGACAACGCGCCGGCGCTGCTGCCTCCTGCGGGCGGCGGGCCGGGGGCCCTGGGCTGCGGCCGAGGCGGCGGAGCCGGGGTCGCTGCCGTC GGCTCGTCGGGTTCGTCGAGTTCTGTCGGTTCTCCGGGCTCGTGGTCGCTGTGGGCGCGGGCGTCGTGGGGTGCTCCGGCGGGGCAGGTGGTGGCGAAGATCCGCGCGGTGGACGCGGACTCGGGCTACAACGCGTGGCTGCGCTACGAGCTGCGCGAGCCGCGGGGCGACGGCCCGTTCCGCGTGGGGCTGTACAGCGGCGAGGTGAGCACGGCGCGGGCGCTGGAGGAGGCGGACGGCCCGCGGCAGAGGCTGCTGATCGTGGTGCGGGACCACGGGGAGCCGCCGCGCTCGGCCACGGCCACGCTGAGCGTGTCGCTGGTGGAGGGCGCCGAGGCGGCGGTGTCGGCGGTGGGGACGGGGGCGGTGTCGGCGGGGGCGGGGCCGCGTCCGGCGGAGGGCGGCCcggcgggggcggcggcggcggcggcggcgacgAACGTGTGGCTGGTGGTGGCCATCTGCGCGGTGTCGAGCCTGTTGGTGCTGGCGGTGGTGCTGTACGGGGCCGGGCGCTGGGCGCCGCGGGCGGCCGTGCTGTCGGGGCCCGGGCCGGCGACGCTGGTGTGCGCCAGCGAGGTGGGCAGCTGGTCGTACTCGCAGCGCCAGAGCCCGGAGCCTGTGCGTGGCCACGGACGGCGCGGGCAAAGAGCGACCTGA